TATTTCTATTGCTCGTGTCGGACTACTCAATGATCCTGTAATTGCACCTATAGCTGGGCCAGTGGTTGATGTCATCACAACGGCCAAACGCGACTTAGAGGCAGGGGAAACTCTTGATGGCATTGGCCATTACATGACCTATGGGCAATGTGAAAATTCAGATGTAGTGCGCAAGAAGCGATTATTACCCATGGGTCTGTCAGAAGGCTGTCGCCTAAAGCGCGCTATCCCCAAGGATCAAGTTCTGACCTATGATGATGTTGAGCTTCCTGAGGGGCAACTCTGCCATAAACTCAGAGCAGAGCAAGATGCCATATTTGCACCCCAACGGCAACTCGCAACCGTAGGGTAGGGTCGGCCTTCCTGGAGGCAAGCTGAATTGTCGTGGGCTGAATTATGGTCTCTGTTGATTACTCAAACACTGGAGACCATGGTTCAGCGATCGCTAGCTCCCATCCTGGCAACAAGTCTAGTAGGGTCAGAATGTCTCCATCTTGAAACAGTTCTGGCTCTTGGTGAAGACGGTAGACCTTTAGGGTGCGGTCTTCTGGATTGATAAGAATCCCGATGCGCGTACCTTCCCGTAAAAAGGCGGCAATCTTGTCCTCTAGTTTGGCGATGCTATCGGCGGGAGACTTGACCTCAACTATCAAATCAGGTGCGAGTTCGGCAAAGGAGCGGGGTGCAACTTTCAGGCGTTCTGCTAGCACAAACGACACATCCAGAGCACGAGTATCTGCATTAGGCAGGATGAAGCCAGCGCTAGATCCCGTCACTCTTCCCAAACGCCTGGGTTTTGTCCAATTGCCCAACTGCCGAGAGAATTCTGAGGCAACTTCCTCAGACTCGTATCCTGATGGACTCATGA
The DNA window shown above is from Cyanobacteriota bacterium and carries:
- a CDS encoding Uma2 family endonuclease; its protein translation is MTLTIHDLEKLQAEHPDYRMELIQGEIVVMSPSGYESEEVASEFSRQLGNWTKPRRLGRVTGSSAGFILPNADTRALDVSFVLAERLKVAPRSFAELAPDLIVEVKSPADSIAKLEDKIAAFLREGTRIGILINPEDRTLKVYRLHQEPELFQDGDILTLLDLLPGWELAIAEPWSPVFE